The following coding sequences lie in one Trichoderma breve strain T069 chromosome 1, whole genome shotgun sequence genomic window:
- a CDS encoding 16S rRNA methyltransferase rsmB/F domain-containing protein yields MGKKFRGKGRRGGGGGRGGGGDRGQSWRDYPALKKENQKLQEFYDSLLQLPEEEKTQFWDALKRELPNSFRFCGSKGHALAVERLLRSRYIPEIVKIEHTDGRPVDPPQPVSWYPDELAWWMTTPKNVVRKFPPFAAFQKFLVSETSVGNISRQEVVSMIPPLLMDLRPGMTVLDMCAAPGSKSAQLLEMLHVGEESRVRKVLREFAKEDGLDLGSETKDEAEADLEADPSDAGRATGLLIANDADYKRGHLLVHQLKRLSSPNLLVMNHDATQFPSIKLPSTDNKPVYLKFDRILADVPCSGDGTARKNANLWKDWQPGSALGLHVTQIRILVRALQLLKVGGRVVYSTCSMNPVENESIIAAAIERCGGLDNVEIVDSSDQLPGLVRRPGLKTWKIMDKSARIWSSWEEVEKFAKESNEGVIPGRLQSSMFPDPAGTNLPLERCMRVYPHLQDTGGFFITVLEKKSEFKAKPENEAKEAAQSNEASETLAAPATEAKPEESTAAEEKKEDEPMDDASPAASKRPLETDDGAEQPAKKTKTGEESSAAATPVPAPTTQREDRPGKPKRNGPVEEPFKYLDPEHPTIQNIKEFYKLSSRFPTNRYMVRNEMGEPAKAIYYTTALMRDILTENEGRGLKFIHGGVRMFMKQDAPSAEVCRWRIQAEGMPILQGYVGETRIVRLRNKETLHKLLIEMFPKISDGGWQNFEEIGERVRDIGMGCCVLRVEPEGDDQEWQERMALPLWKSIHSLNLMLPKEDRSAMLLRVFNDTSPLINISLQRKEKKEAEEQQQEEEQQEIDLEDIPTPEGSD; encoded by the exons ATGGGCAAGAAATTCAGA GGAAAAGGACGTCGtggaggcggtggtggacgcggaggaggcggtgaTCGCGGCCAAAGCTGGAGAGACTACCCTGctctcaagaaggagaatcAGAAGCTCCAGGAGTTTTACGActcgctgctgcagcttcccgaggaggagaagacgcAATTCTGGGACGCATTGAAGCGAGAGCTTCCCAACAGCTTCCGCTTCTGCGGTTCCAAGGG CCATGCGCTCGCCGTCGAGAGACTTCTGCGATCCCGATACATTCCCGAAATCGTCAAGATTGAACACACGGATGGCCGCCCCGTCGACCCTCCCCAGCCTGTGTCCTGGTACCCCGACGAACTCGCTTGGTGGATGACTACGCCCAAGAACGTTGTTCGCAAGTTCCCGCCCTTTGCGGCCTTCCAAAAGTTCCTCGTCTCCGAAACCAGTGTCGGCAACATCAGCAGACAGGAAGTCGTCAGCATGatccctcctcttctgaTGGATCTCCGACCAGGCATGACTGTGCTGGACATGTGCGCCGCGCCGGGAAGCAAGTCTGctcagctgctggagatgctccaCGTCGGCGAAGAGTCTCGCGTGAGGAAGGTTCTGCGAGAATTCGCCAAGGAGGATGGTTTGGACCTCGGTTCCGAGACCAAggacgaagccgaagccgatcTCGAGGCCGACCCTTCTGACGCCGGTCGCGCCACGGGCCTGTTGATCGCCAACGATGCGGATTACAAGCGtggtcatcttcttgtccatcAGCTTAAGAGACTGTCATCGCCTAACCTCCTTGTGATGAACCACGATGCCACCCAGTTCCCCTCTATCAAGCTGCCTTCGACCGACAACAAGCCTGTCTACCTTAAATTTGACAGAATTCTGGCCGACGTTCCTTGCTCCGGAGACGGAACAGCACGAAAGAATGCTAACCTGTGGAAGGACTGGCAGCCGGGTAGCGCCTTGGGACTGCACGTCACCCAGATCCGTATCCTGGTCCGAGCCctgcagctcctcaaagTTGGTGGCCGCGTTGTGTACTCCACATGCAGCATGAACCCAGTTGAGAATGAATCGatcattgctgctgccattgagaGATGTGGTGGCTTGGACAATGTTGAGATTGTTGACTCTAGTGACCAACTCCCTGGCCTCGTGCGACGACCCGGTCTGAAGACGTGGAAAATTATGGACAAGAGCGCTAGGATTTGGAGCTCATGGGAGGAGGTCGAGAAGTTCGCCAAGGAGAGCAACGAAGGTGTGATTCCTGGACGACTTCAGTCATCCATGTTCCCAGACCCTGCGGGGACCAACCTGCCTTTGGAGCGTTGCATGCGAGTCTACCCTCACCTGCAGGATACTGgtggcttcttcatcaccgttttggagaagaagtctGAGTTCAAGGCGAAGCCTGAGAACGAGGCAAAGGAGGCTGCCCAGTCGAACGAAGCCTCTGAGACCCTCGCCGCTCCTGCTACCGAGGCAAAGCCAGAGGAGTCTACCGCAgcggaagaaaagaaggaggatgagccAATGGACGATGCCTCCCCAGCCGCTAGCAAGCGCCCCCTGGAGACTGACGATGGTGCAGAGCAACcagccaagaagaccaaaACTGGAGAGGAAAGCTCAGCAGCCGCCACTCCCGTTCCCGCCCCTACCACACAACGCGAGGACCGTCCAGGCAAGCCCAAGAGAAATGGGCCAGTTGAGGAGCCCTTCAAGTATCTCGATCCCGAGCACCCGACCATCCAGAACATTAAGGAGTTTTATAAATTGTCCAGCCGCTTCCCCACCAACCGATACATGGTGAGAAATGAGATGGGAGAGCCTGCCAAGGCCATCTACTACACCACCGCCTTGATGCGTGACATCCTCACGGAGAACGAGGGCCGAGGCCTGAAATTCATCCACGGCGGTGTCCGCATGTTCATGAAGCAGGACGCGCCCTCGGCCGAGGTTTGCCGCTGGCGCATCCAGGCCGAAGGCATGCCCATCCTGCAAGGCTACGTTGGCGAGACCCGAATCGTGCGACTGCGCAACAAGGAGACGCTGCATAAGCTCCTGATTGAGATGTTCCCCAAGATCAGCGACGGCGGGTGGCAGAACTTTGAGGAGATTGGCGAGAGGGTGCGCGACATTGGCATGGGATGCTGCGTGCTGAGGGTCGAGCCCGAGGGCGACGACCAGGAGTGGCAGGAGAGGATGGCGCTTCCGCTGTGGAAGAGCATCCATTCGCTGAACCTGATGCTGCCCAAGGAGGATCGgtcggcgatgctgctgagggTGTTTAACGACACTTCGCCGTTGATTAACATTAGTCTGcagaggaaggagaagaaggaggctgaagaacagcagcaggaggaggaacagcAGGAGATTGACCTGGAGGATATTCCCACCCCAGAAGGATCTGATTAA
- a CDS encoding utp21 specific WD40 associated putative domain-containing protein produces the protein MPHSDPDGPLAKRQKVSTLANAPQVSSNSSRIFAPFRTVGLVSPSSIPFTSFPLGKTTFQITTSVGRSLQTYDLLRGLNLVFVTRPQTLADITATYAWGKKVFAAWGGSQDGEPQGLWVFQRGRKVDEVALPSDLTEPIQQITIFGSWFIACAKTRIEVFKTATLEHYTTIHTMAAAKGGHEITSGVVTMPTFLNKIFVGRKDGWVEIWNVSTGKLIYTILPPSPDSGSVTCLEPTPALSLLAIAYSSGTLVITNVLTDKRALQVEAGSPEAPITSISFRTDGMGAGHDGRKDGVMATATPSSGDITFWDLNKGGRVMGVLRSAHNPPSGEGGDVRGGISKVEFLAGQAVIVSSGRDNSLKSWIFDETPFSPIPRILHSRSGHSGPVNCLQFLPSDFDGAEAGNKWIISGGKDRSLWGWSMRRDGQSTELSQGNIRKKAKKIGILASNALAHGPTTTLEDLKAPEITCIATSLNRDGGIGALPGKQEIWQKGRDPKKKMDAEISGMTGWESVVTAHKGDPFARTWFWGRKRAGRWAFPTGDGTNVTTVAISPCGTFALVGSGAGGIDMYNLQSGVHRQRFPSKLTPAQARQLKMQQLRQADDVVQLQSEGNRKYPAGVGKHTQAITGLVVDSMNKTVVSCALDGKIKFWDFLTGTLLEQLDWAPMTFPTGCRYHPANNLLAFSCDDLSIRVVDLETKKTIREFWGPKDVINDFCFSNDGRWIIAASRDSVIRIWDLPTSHLIDAIRLEKPCKAVAMSYTGEYLAAALEDSPGVTIWTNKALYKHVPTRQISEAEIGLVTAPTTSGEGNLGLLEAAFEEDKAEEDVGVVAPTVDQISADLMTLSLVPKSRWQTLLHLDLIKERNKPTEAPKLPEKAPFFLPSTSGAQVPGTKDGSDEPENGSKSRISRYDKARFEETFTSKLRAGAADGNYDDFIEHLKSLSPSTADLELRSLSLGEDDDSNELLHFIRALTTRLQARKDYELTQAWMTVFLRLHFDMVMENKTLLKALEEWKGQQEKECNRLDDLVGYCSGVDDVRNYVPLTKREIEYKMLQFAKASIEHSREGDTNIIPTTLDVTNWTRSNLAKSTNKPNAKWHRNSSASKSVCYWPFYTTTRHLTAQPHSILLIFTKRLLRGSRKQKQHNENKKPKPSKSKIAPPMAPKDNGARSDSAMCNAGPPH, from the exons ATGCCGCATTCCGATCCCGATGGGCCGCTGGCAAAGCGCCAGAAAGTGTCGACTTTGGCCAATGCGCCTCAAGTCTCAAGCAATTCCTCTCGAATCTTTGCTCCTTTCCGA ACTGTCGGCCTCGTCTCTCCATCGAGTATTCCTTTTACGTCTTTTCCATTGGGAAAGACTACTTTCCAAATTACAACATCGGTCGGCCGGTCTCTCCAGACCTACGATTTGCTCCGAGGTCTCAACCTAGTCTTTGTCACCCGGCCGCAGACGCTCGCGGATATCACTGCTACGTATGCCTGGGGAAAGAAGGTCTTTGCCGCATGGGGTGGATCGCAGGATGGCGAGCCTCAAGGCCTATGGGTCTTCCAAAGAGGTAGAAAGGTTGATGAGGTAGCTCTCCCCAGCGACTTGACAGAGCCAATCCAGCAAATCACTATCTTTGGAAGCTGGTTCATCGCTTGCGCCAAGACGAGGATTGAGGTTTTCAAAACCGCCACACTCGAGCATTACACTACTATCCacaccatggctgctgccaaAGGCGGCCATGAGATCACGAGCGGCGTCGTCACTATGCCTACATTCCTCAACAAGATCTTCGTTGGTCGCAAAGATGGTTGGGTCGAGATCTGGAACGTCAGCACTGGAAAACTGATATACACCATTTTACCTCCTTCTCCTGACTCTGGCTCCGTAACTTGTCTCGAACCCACTCCAGCCCTCTCCTTGCTGGCCATCGCCTACTCAAGCGGTACCCTAGTCATCACCAATGTTCTAACCGATAAGCGCGCTCTCCAAGTCGAAGCTGGAAGCCCAGAGGCCCCCATTACTTCGATATCATTCAGAACCGATGGTATGGGAGCTGGACATGATGGCAGAAAGGACGGCGTCATGGCCACAGCTACACCATCCTCAGGCGATATTACCTTTTGGGATCTGAATAAGGGAGGTCGTGTGATGGGAGTCCTTCGAAGTGCCCACAACCCACCTTCAGGTGAGGGCGGTGACGTGCGCGGTGGCATCAGCAAAGTTGAATTTTTGGCTGGTCAGGCAGTCATTGTGTCTAGCGGCCGAGACAACTCGCTCAAGTCATGGATCTTTGATGAGACGCCTTTCTCTCCTATTCCAAGGATCCTGCACTCCCGGAGCGGACATTCTGGTCCTGTAAACTGCCTCCAATTCTTGCCCTCCGATTTCGATGGTGCTGAAGCTGGAAATAAATGGATCATCAGTGGCGGCAAGGATAGAAGTCTCTGGGGATGGAGTATGCGTCGCGATGGTCAGAGCACAGAGCTGAGCCAGGGTAACATACggaagaaggcgaagaagattggcATCCTGGCTAGCAATGCTCTCGCGCATGGCCCAACGACAACACTGGAGGACCTTAAAGCCCCCGAAATCACATGCATTGCCACTTCACTTAACCGCGATGGTGGCATTGGCGCCTTGCCTGGCAAGCAGGAGATTTGGCAGAAAGGACGGgaccccaagaagaagatggacgcGGAGATTAGCGGGATGACGGGCTGGGAGAGTGTAGTCACTGCCCATAAAGGCGACCCTTTCGCCCGTACCTGGTTCTGGGGTCGAAAGAGAGCTGGGCGCTGGGCATTCCCAACTGGCGATGGCACCAACGTCACAACCGTTGCTATTAGTCCCTGTGGAACATTTGCGTTGGTCGGCTCCGGGGCTGGTGGTATCGACATGTACAATCTTCAGTCTGGTGTCCACCGCCAACGCTTCCCCTCCAAGTTGACGCCAGCACAAGCCCGTCAGCTGAAAATGCAGCAGCTTCGACAGGCAGATGACGTTGTTCAGCTTCAAAGCGAAGGCAACCGAAAGTATCCCGCCGGTGTTGGCAAGCATACCCAGGCGATCACAGGCCTAGTTGTTGATTCCATGAACAAGACTGTGGTGTCTTGTGCGCTAGACGGCAAGATCAAGTTTTGGGATTTCTTGACTGGAACCCTCTTGGAGCAGTTGGACTGGGCGCCCATGACATTCCCGACTGGCTGCCGTTATCACCCTGCCAACAAcctcttggccttttcttgCGATGACCTGTCCATTCGAGTTGTCGACctggaaacaaaaaagaccaTTCGAGAATTCTGGGGTCCCAAGGATGTCATCAACGACTTTTGCTTTTCAAATGACGGAAGGTGGATCATTGCCGCCTCTCGCGATTCCGTCATAAGGATATGGGATCTTCCCACCAGCCATCTCATCGACGCTATTCGACTGGAGAAGCCGTGCAAAGCTGTGGCCATGTCATACACAGGCGAGTacctggctgctgctttggaGGACAGCCCTGGTGTTACGATATGGACGAACAAGGCTCTGTATAAACATGTCCCAACTCGCCAGATATCCGAAGCTGAAATTGGCTTGGTGACTGCCCCTACGACGTCCGGAGAAGGAAACCTCGGCTTGCTGGAGGCAGCATTtgaggaggacaaggcagaagagGACGTTGGCGTCGTCGCGCCTACCGTCGATCAAATCAGTGCTGACCTGATGACGCTCAGTTTGGTTCCTAAGAGCAGATGGCAGACGCTTCTCCATCTGGATCTGATCAAGGAGCGTAATAAGCCGACGGAGGCACCCAAGCTCCCCGAAAAGGCACCCTTCTTCCTGCCATCCACATCCGGGGCACAGGTGCCTGGGACCAAGGACGGATCAGATGAACCAGAAAACGGGAGCAAGTCTCGTATCAGTAGATACGACAAGGCTCGATTTGAGGAAACATTCACGTCGAAGCTGCGTGCTGGCGCTGCCGACGGCAACT atgatgatttcattGAGCACCTcaaatctctctctccctcgaCTGCGGATCTTGAGCTTCGGTCGCTTTCCCTgggcgaggatgacgattCCAACGAGCTCCTCCACTTTATCCGAGCTCTTACAACACGGTTACAAGCGCGAAAGGATTACGAGCTGACGCAAGCGTGGATGACGGTGTTCCTCCGACTTCACTTTGATATGGTGATGGAAAACAAGACGCTGCTCAAGGCTCTTGAGGAGTGGAAGGGACAGCAGGAGAAGGAATGCAACAGGCTGGATGATTTGGTTGGATATTGCAGCGGCGTG GATGATGTGAGAAACTATGTACCACTCACCAAAAGAGAGATCGAATACAAGATGCTGCAGTTTGCCAAGGCGTCCATCGAGCACTCCAGAGAGGGAGACACCAACATCATACCAACAACGTTGGACGTCACGAACTGGACGCGCAGCAACTTGGCGAAGTCGACGAACAAACCCAACGCAAAATGGCACCGGAACTCGAGCGCCTCGAAATCTGTTTGCTATTGGCCGTTCTACACGACTACGAGACACCTCACAGCACAACCTCACAGCATCCTTCTCATATTCACGAAACGTCTTCTTCGTGGCTCCcgcaagcagaagcaacacaacgaaaacaaaaagccGAAGCCTTCAAAATCAAAAATTGCGCCTCCCATGGCCCCGAAGGACAATGGAGCAAGGAGTGACTCCGCGATGTGCAATGCAGGCCCTCCACACTAG
- a CDS encoding histidine phosphatase superfamily (branch 2) domain-containing protein, translating into MDPSSASLSDPAMGNEEAPLPPPSEASYDASAANSSPNTLPSQPSRQSRSVSVSSFTGSVSSKSRYAEPGTSDIHAERSSFSSSPHSSTFLKGARSMSSYSRRHSAASEALTEELYLGESQQEQVFSDNDTPRMRPNPEVPANHSALPEPALTTRSSFSDSHSIRSKRLSGTSLYSLASARGVIISPSQSQPNPASDQGPPPRSVPSLMSSGKGPASAQPEAALSSVTVTTSSGSQSGHGSPNTHSLAARDSQPPHLDLVRRNQRSETMRSTQPDRSRSRAKRRFSGSTAYSSQSPSSERGPHHREKEEGVIGICALDIKARSKPSRNILNRLIANREFDVVVFGDKTILDEEVENWPMCDYLISFYSDGFPLEKAIAYIKTRKPFCVNDVPMQKILWDRRACLRLLDKIQVRTPKRLEVTRDGGPEVLTPEMSKYIKEVSGVTLEPADPENTPPPKKVELIDDGDVLSVDGALLKKPFVEKPISGEDHNIIIYFPKSSGGGARKLFRKVGNKSSEYIPELNVPRAISEPEGSYIYESFMEVDNAEDVKAYTVGPQYCHAETRKSPVVDGIVRRNTHGKELRYVTSLGAEEREIARKISTAFGQRVCGFDLLRASGKSYVIDVNGWSFVKDNEDYYEHCASILKDVFIKERIRRGGITPPPVASPAPSSDADPIAKAGQTITEHEQSGGTNTTGATTSQPISAAKPNNSTTQAEQPSQAESALVPPSGTASPTIESARTSVGQSSAGSPLLPQPLLPPSDVLSPSVLSSTPRSSKDASQSPAGPSAQEEDVAEPTPPPPPPPKHSWKLKGMVSVIRHADRTPKQKYKFTFHTEPFIDLLKGHQEEVLLIGEPALASVIQAVDVAYIQGVEDREKLRSLRNVLVKKGSWAGTKVQIKPMFRKKKKEPVPEAEEAPQPGQTGDSTPLVPGDDADKAEGRSSKRHDSVSEVTMSKFTAAEESLVLDKLQLIVKWGGEPTHSARYQSQELGENMRNDLMLLNRDILDEVHIYSSSERRVTASAQIWACSFLGEKELPEDFITIRKDLLDDSNAAKDETDKVKKKLKGLLREGNERPAQFAWPENMPEPSEVQNRVVQLMNFHRRVMHSSTEKLNGEGSSSSLSSALSQANAVTNIQPRWCCGEDADLFRERWEKLFTEFCDAEKVDPSKISELYDTMKFDALHNRQFLEWVFTPPRSMLEEEYGVKDGKTKDGEDVAADKADSSNRSATYFRLYKSNSGAADKTDPRNEPLQELYRLAKILFDFICPQEYGISDSEKLEIGLLTSLPLLKEIVQDLEEMQASNDAKSFFYFTKESHIYTLLNCIIEGGIETKINRSTIPELDYLSQICFELYESEVNPPPEDGDEPTFAYSIRITISPGCHVFDPLHVQLDSRHCIGCAPRRSLTPHLDWLQVIKTLRAKFNQVKLPKTFLAINLSDAFTFEELERHGSDQEGGLEMKSTTHVRDKAAPADAGNEESSCAVVDDEAAPIPEPEGPIVNPT; encoded by the exons ATGGACCCTTCCAGTGCCAGCCTCAGCGATCCCGCCATGGGGAACGAAGAGGCTCCGCTGCCACCACCATCGGAAGCCTCGTACGACGCCAGTGCCGCCAATTCCTCGCCGAACACCTTGCCGTCCCAGCCATCGAGACAATCCCGCAGCGTGTCTGTTTCCTCCTTCACGGGCTCAGTCAGCAGCAAGAGCCGCTATGCCGAGCCGGGCACCTCCGACATCCACGCCGAACGATCTAGCTTCTCTAGCAGCCCTCACTCTTCCACTTTTCTCAAAGGTGCTCGATCGATGAGTTCGTACAGTCGACGACACTCGGCCGCTTCAGAAGCCCTGACTGAGGAACTCTACTTGGGAGAATCTCAGCAGGAGCAGGTCTTCTCTGACAACGATACTCCTCGGATGCGCCCCAACCCAGAAGTTCCAGCCAACCACTCGGCTCTCCCCGAACCCGCTCTGACTACCAGGTCGTCGTTTTCAGATTCTCATTCAATTCGATCGAAGCGTCTGTCGGGAACATCGTTGTATTCATTGGCTTCGGCACGTggcgtcatcatcagcccatCGCAATCGCAACCCAATCCTGCGTCTGATCAAGGACCGCCTCCGCGATCGGTACCGAGTCTGATGTCGTCCGGAAAAGGGCCAGCCTCGGCCCAACCTGAAGCTGCATTGTCTAGCGTCACCGTCACCACTTCTTCAGGCAGCCAGTCGGGACATGGATCGCCTAATACTCACAGTCTCGCGGCCAGAGACTCGCAACCGCCGCATCTTGATCTCGTCAGGCGAAACCAACGATCCGAAACCATGCGAAGTACTCAGCCCGATCGTTCTCGGAGTAGAGCAAAGAGACGGTTCAGCGGAAGCACTGCATACAGCAGTCAGAGCCCAAGCAGTGAACGAGGACCGCACCAtcgagagaaagaagaag GTGTTATTGGCATTTGCGCTCTCGATATCAAGGCCAGAAGCAAGCCGAGCCGGAACATTCTGAATCGCCTTATAGCGAACCGCGAGTTCGATGTGGTGGTTTTTGGTGACAAAACCATTCTCGATGAAG AGGTTGAAAATTGGCCAATGTG TGACTATTTAATATCATTCTACTCGGATGGGTTTCCTTTGGAAAAGGCTATTGCATATATAAAGACGAGGAAGCCCTTCTGCGTCAACGATGTGCCGATGCAAAAGATCCTTTGGGACAGGCGTGCGTGCTTGCGTCTGCTGGACAAGATTCAGGTTCGCACGCCAAAGCGGCTTGAAGTGACGCGGGACGGTGGCCCAGAGGTTCTCACCCCAGAAATGTCAAAATATATCAAGGAAGTGTCTGGGGTGACACTGGAACCCGCTGACCCCGAAAATACTCCACCACCAAAGAAAGTTGAACTTATAGACGACGGAGACGTTCTCAGTGTTGATGGAGCCCTTCTCAAGAAGCCCTTTGTAGAGAAACCAATCAGCGGCGAGGATCACAACATCATCATATATTTTCCAAAGAgctctggaggaggagcacGGAAGCTGTTCCGAAAAGTTGGAAACAAGAGCTCTGAATACATTCCCGAGCTCAACGTCCCCAGAGCCATCTCCGAACCCGAAGGCAGCTACATCTACGAAAGCTTTATGGAAGTGGATAACGCGGAAGATGTCAAGGCTTATACTGTTGGCCCTCAGTACTGCCATGCGGAAACCCGCAAGTCTCCAGTTGTCGATGGCATCGTTAGACGAAACACGCACGGCAAGGAGCTGCGCTATGTGACGAGTCTCGGTGCGGAAGAGCGAGAAATTGCTCGCAAGATTTCGACTGCTTTTGGACAGAGAGTCTGCGGATTCGATTTGCTCAGAGCTTCGGGAAAGAGCTATGTCATTGATGTCAACGGCTGGAGCTTTGTCAAGGACAATGAGGACTATTACGAGCATTGCGCCAGTATTCTTAAGGATGTCTTCATCAAAGAACGAATTCGCCGTGGCGGCATAACACCGCCGCCAGTTGCTTCTCCCGCCCCGTCTTCGGATGCCGACCCTATCGCAAAAGCAGGACAGACGATTACGGAGCACGAGCAATCAGGAGGCACAAACACCACCGGGGCTACCACCAGCCAGCCCATATCTGCGGCGAAGCCAAACAACAGCACGACGCAAGCTGAACAACCCAGTCAAGCTGAGTCCGCGCTAGTCCCCCCTAGCGGTACGGCATCGCCAACCATAGAGAGTGCGCGGACGTCCGTTGGCCAGAGCTCGGCAGGGAGCCCCTTGCTTCCACAGCCGCTGCTACCGCCTTCAGATGTTTTGTCACCCAGCGTTTTGTCATCAACTCCCAGGTCCAGCAAGGATGCATCACAATCTCCTGCTGGTCCATCAGCGCAGGAAGAGGACGTGGCTGAACCTAcgcctccccctcctcctcctccaaagCACTCGTGGAAGTTGAAGGGTATGGTTTCAGTTATCAGGCATGCGGACAGGACTCCCAAGCAAAAGTACAAGTTTACTTTCCACACTGAGCCTTTTATCGACCTCCTTAAAGGCCACCAGGAAGAAGTGCTCCTTATTGGAGAGCCTGCCCTGGCGAGCGTGATACAGGCCGTAGATGTCGCCTACATACAAGGTGTTGAGGACCGAGAAAAACTTCGATCTCTCCGAAATGTCCTTGTTAAAAAAGGAAGCTGGGCTGGAACCAAGGTGCAGATTAAGCCCATGTtccgcaagaagaagaaggagccaGTGCCGGAAGCTGAGGAAGCTCCCCAGCCGGGCCAAACCGGCGATAGCACGCCCCTGGTCCCAGGAGACGATGCAGATAAAGCTGAGGGGCGATCATCCAAACGACATGATTCAGTTTCAGAAGTCACCATGTCAAAGTTTACCGCCGCGGAAGAGAGCCTAGtcctcgacaagctccagCTCATTGTCAAATGGGGTGGCGAGCCGACCCATTCGGCAAGGTACCAGTCACAAGAGTTGGGAGAGAATATGCGTAATGATTTGATGCTGCTCAACAGGGATATCCTCGACGAGGTCCACATCTATAGCAGCTCCGAGAGGCGAGTTACTGCTAGCGCACAGATCTGGGCATGCTCCTTTTTAGGCGAGAAAGAGCTCCCGGAAGacttcatcaccatccgTAAGGACCTTTTGGATGACTCTAAtgccgccaaagatgaaacAGACaaagtcaagaagaagcttaaGGGGCTGTTGCGTGAGGGCAATGAACGTCCAGCACAGTTTGCCTGGCCTGAGAACATGCCGGAGCCGTCAGAGGTCCAGAACCGAGTCGTACAACTAATGAACTTCCACCGCCGAGTGATGCA CTCCAGCACCGAGAAGCTCAATGGGGAGGGATCTAGTTCGTCGCTTTCGTCAGCACTATCGCAGGCTAATGCAGTCACCAACATCCAGCCCAGATGGTGTTGCGGAGAGGACGCGGATCTCTTCCGCGAGAGGTGGGAGAAGCTCTTTACGGAGTTTTGCGACGCAGAGAAGGTGGATCCTAGCAAGATCTCTGAGCTCTACGACACGATGAAGTTTGACGCCTTGCACAACCGGCAGTTTTTGGAGTGGGTGTTTACCCCGCCGCGAAGCATGCTCGAGGAGGAGTATGGTGTCAAAGATGGTAAAACAAAGGACGGCGAGGATGTCGCCGCCG ACAAGGCTGACAGCTCCAACCGGTCGGCAACA TACTTTAGGCTGTATAAGAGCAATAGCGGCGCGGCGGATAAGACGGATCCGCGGAACGAACCGCTTCAGGAGCTGTACCggctggccaagattcttTTCGATTTCATCTGCCCGCAGGAGTACGGTATCTCGGATagcgagaagctggaaatcGGACTTTTGACATCCCTGCCGCtcctcaaggagattgtccaggatctggaggagatgcaggCCTCCAACGACGCAAAGtccttcttctacttcaCCAAGGAGTCGCACATCTACACCCTGCTCAACTGCATCATCGAAGGCGGCATCGAGACCAAAATCAACCGAAGCACCATCCCTGAGCTGGACTATCTCTCGCAGATTTGCTTTGAGCTGTATGAATCGGAAGTCAACCCGCCTCCcgaggatggcgacgagCCCACTTTTGCTTATAGCATCCGCATCACCATCAGCCCTGGGTGCCATGTCTTTGATCCCTTGCACGTCCAGCTGGATAGCCGGCACTGCATCGGATGTGCGCCGCGGCGCAGTCTCACGCCCCATCTAGATTGGCTGCAGGTCATCAAGACCCTACGCGCCAAATTCAATCA GGTTAAACTGCCAAAGACGttcctcgccatcaaccTGTCAGATGCCTTCACCTTTGAAGAGCTCGAAAGACATGGAAGCGATCAGGAGGGTGGCCTCGAAATGAAGTCAACAACCCATGTAAGGGATAAGGCAGCACCCGCTGATGCCGGCAACGAAGAAAGCAGCTGCGCGGtcgtcgacgacgaagcTGCTCCTATCCCCGAACCCGAGGGTCCCATTGTCAATCCCACTTGA